The Triticum dicoccoides isolate Atlit2015 ecotype Zavitan chromosome 6A, WEW_v2.0, whole genome shotgun sequence genome has a window encoding:
- the LOC119314921 gene encoding eukaryotic translation initiation factor 3 subunit F-like — protein sequence MAAPETSACGAGPALLFPSSSSSSSSARVEAVVVFTICDSFVRRPDQAERVIGTLLGSVLPDGTVHVRNAYVVPHSESADQVALDIEYHHNMYASHQKVNPKEVLVGWFSTGFGVSGGSTLIHEFYSREVQSPIHLTVDTGFTMGEASIKAYVSSNLSLGDRHLAAQFQEIPLDLKMLDAEKVGFEMLKSTMVEKLPNDLEGMESSMQKLYALIDEIYKYVDDIVEARVAPDNKIGRFIADTVSSMPKLSPASFDRLFNDKIQDNLALVYLSSITRTQIAVAEKLNTAAQVL from the exons ATGGCGGCGCCGGAGACCTCCGCCTGCGGTGCGGGCCCCGCGCTCCTCTTcccgtcgtcctcgtcctcctcctcgtccgcgcGGGTGGAGGCCGTCGTCGTCTTCACCATCTGCGACAGCTTCGTGCGCCGGCCCGACCAGGCGGAGCGCGTCATCGGCACCCTCCTCGGCTCCGTCCTCCCCGACGGCACCGTCCACGTCCGCAACGCCTACGTCGTCCCCCACAGCGAGTCCGCCGACCAG GTTGCTCTCGACATTGAGTACCACCACAACATGTACGCGTCGCACCAGAAGGTGAACCCCAAGGAAGTGCTTGTGGGATG GTTCTCCACTGGCTTTGGTGTTTCAGGGGGTAGTACGCTTATCCACGAATTTTATTCAAGAGAAGTACAGAGCCCTATTCATCTTACTGTTGACACTGGCTTCACCATGGGGGAGGCTTCCATCAAAGCCTATGTCTCATCCAACCTGTCTCTTGGAGATAGGCACCTTGCCGCACAATTTCAAGAAATTCCTCTGGACTTGAAGATGCTCGATGCAGAGAAAGTTGGAT TTGAAATGCTGAAATCTACTATGGTGGAGAAGCTCCCCAACGATTTGGAAGGAATGGAGTCTTCAATGCAAAAGTTATATGCTCTTATTGACGAGATCTataaatatgttgatgatattgtg GAAGCTCGTGTGGCACCGGACAACAAGATAGGCAGGTTCATTGCTGACACCGTCTCCTCCATGCCAAAGCTGTCTCCAGCATCTTTTGACAGGCTCTTCAATGACAAGATTCAG GACAATCTTGCGCTGGTATACCTGTCAAGCATCACACGGACTCAGATCGCGGTAGCCGAGAAGCTGAACACCGCCGCCCAAGTCCTGTGA